The Verrucomicrobiota bacterium genome includes the window GAGCGCTTTCTCGGCCAACTTGATGAAGCTGTCGTTTCCGGAGTGTGCGGTTGCGGATGTGCCAGCGTTGATTTTCAGATTGGAGATCGACACACCGACAGGAAGACCGGAATGACTATTCTATCGGATTACCTCTACGGACCTGAATCCCCGCCGCTCGGAGCGTTCGTCTTTGCACACGGCGATACGTTGGGCGGTCTTGAGGTTTATGGATTTGGCGAGACCGCAGATCGATTACCTTCACCTGAAGAACTCCGCCCAATGGAGAAAACAACAAGCGAACAAGACGCTCCATCCAACGATAGTATCATTCTAAAAATCAGCGTATTACAGTCTGGAGAGATTTTGCTTGATGGACATACCTCCACCATACCCGATCTAAGCAATCGTCTAGATAAACTAAAAAACGATGAAGGCACAGTATGGTATTATCGAGAAGCTGCATTAGCAGAACCTCCCAAAGAATCAATGTTGGTCATCAAAGAAGTAGCTGACAGAGGTCTGCCTATCACATTATCAACCAAGCCTGATTTTTCAGATTATGTAGGTTCAGATGGCCAATTACACCCAAGAAAGTAAAGCAGAACAGTTAAAGGATCGTAGATCATCGTAGCATGATCTATGTCCTTTGTTGAAACAAGACGCTCCGTTAAATCCCGAGCATACGCGGGTTTGCGCAGCTCGTTGGTATGCGACTCGGGATTCACGAGCTTAGCGTTGGACGAAAATGAATAGATTGAATTTTTCCAATTATTTGCCACTCTCTGACCCATGAAACTTAAAGTTATAGTCCATAAAGCCGAAGAAGGCGGTTATTGGGCAGAAGTACCCGCTATCCCGGGATGTATATCCCAAGGTGAGACAAAAGAAGAACTAAAAGAGAATATCTTGGAAGCTATCGAAGGTTGTTTGGAGGTAGAATTTGACACAGATCCTGGAGACAAGAACTCAGAAATCATCGAGGTCGCGGTGTGAAGCAGATGTCCGGCAAAGATTTTGTCGCTTACTTCAAAAGAAAGGCTGGAAAAGGAGCAAAAAGGGTCAAAGGAGCAAAAAGAAAGGAGCAAAAAGGGTCAGCCCTTGATGTTTGGTATTATGGTTTCGAAATATATTTATTAAAACAGATCGTGATACATTCGTTTTTGACAACGTACTGAAACGGCAAATTGTTTTGCCAGGAGATCCCGGTCGAACAAATTAAACAAATTAGCCTAATGTGACAACGTCTACACCGAAAGCCAAAAGACTAATGTCAATCCATCAATCCCAACTTATACAATACACCAAACATCAAGGGCTGACCATTTTCAGCCCTGTTCATTTTCAGCC containing:
- a CDS encoding type II toxin-antitoxin system HicB family antitoxin; its protein translation is MKLKVIVHKAEEGGYWAEVPAIPGCISQGETKEELKENILEAIEGCLEVEFDTDPGDKNSEIIEVAV